In Patescibacteria group bacterium, one genomic interval encodes:
- a CDS encoding NAD(P)H-hydrate dehydratase, translating to MKNLLKKIYLPRKPWTHKGEHGYVLIVAGSKRYSGSPVFNALSALRAGADLITIIGPKRAMDIAATFAPDLICYPLEGDFLELAHTPEIIKMSQNFNSLVIGGGLGRNKKTLKAIQEIITRTNLPMVIDADAIYAVAQEMVILKNKKAVITPHLREFKILTNEKVLPNVDDRREKVERWAKKLGLTILLKGHVDIISDGRETVFNRTGSVFMTKGGFGDTLAGICGAILARGFSPFESACAAAYINGKAGELAAKKYGESVLASDIFEFIPKVIHNL from the coding sequence ATGAAAAATCTTTTAAAAAAAATTTACTTGCCACGAAAACCATGGACGCATAAAGGCGAGCATGGTTATGTTTTAATTGTTGCTGGTTCAAAAAGATATTCTGGCTCACCAGTTTTTAATGCTCTGAGTGCTTTAAGGGCCGGGGCAGATTTGATTACTATTATCGGACCCAAAAGAGCGATGGATATTGCCGCCACTTTTGCTCCCGACTTAATTTGTTATCCTTTAGAAGGAGATTTTTTAGAGTTAGCTCATACTCCCGAAATTATAAAGATGAGTCAAAATTTTAATTCGCTAGTCATTGGTGGAGGATTAGGAAGAAACAAAAAAACTTTAAAAGCTATTCAGGAAATTATTACCAGAACGAATTTGCCGATGGTCATTGACGCTGATGCCATTTATGCTGTGGCACAAGAAATGGTAATTTTAAAAAATAAAAAAGCAGTGATTACACCACATCTTAGAGAATTTAAAATTTTAACTAATGAAAAAGTTTTGCCAAATGTAGATGACCGTCGAGAAAAAGTAGAAAGATGGGCAAAAAAATTAGGTCTAACAATTTTACTCAAAGGTCACGTTGATATTATTTCTGATGGCAGAGAAACAGTTTTTAATAGAACTGGTTCTGTTTTTATGACTAAGGGTGGTTTTGGTGATACTCTGGCTGGTATTTGTGGCGCCATTTTAGCCCGCGGTTTTTCTCCTTTTGAATCAGCCTGTGCGGCCGCTTATATTAATGGTAAGGCTGGCGAATTAGCGGCCAAAAAATACGGTGAAAGTGTTTTGGCCTCTGACATTTTTGAGTTTATCCCAAAAGTAATCCACAACCTATAA
- the mutM gene encoding bifunctional DNA-formamidopyrimidine glycosylase/DNA-(apurinic or apyrimidinic site) lyase — protein MPELPEVQTIVNQLKEKIIGKKIKAIQIKLPKLIEGIAPKKFEKIVVGTKIKRIWRRAKLLIIELLNNYSLVIHLKLTGRIIFKKKLEKQDKESHLIYEFNDNTFLIHHDFRQFGWVKLIKTQDLENYFQKEGFGPEPLEKNFTLEKFKELLSKKPRQKIKPLLMDQTFLAGVGNVYAQEACWGAKILPTRIVKTLSEKEISDLYHYLLKILKESIKYRGSSVDAYLDAEGKAGEYVAHLKVYDRQGKKCFRCGNRIKRITLAGRGTYFCPECQK, from the coding sequence ATGCCAGAATTGCCAGAAGTTCAAACGATTGTTAATCAACTTAAAGAAAAAATTATTGGTAAAAAAATAAAGGCTATTCAAATTAAACTACCAAAGTTAATCGAGGGGATAGCGCCAAAAAAATTTGAAAAAATAGTCGTTGGCACAAAAATTAAAAGAATTTGGCGACGGGCCAAACTTTTAATTATTGAACTTCTCAACAATTATTCTTTAGTCATTCATCTAAAATTGACCGGTCGGATAATTTTTAAAAAAAAATTAGAAAAACAAGACAAAGAATCACATCTTATCTACGAATTTAACGACAACACTTTTCTTATCCACCATGATTTTCGTCAATTTGGTTGGGTAAAATTGATTAAAACTCAAGATTTAGAAAATTATTTTCAAAAAGAAGGATTTGGTCCTGAGCCATTAGAAAAAAATTTTACTTTAGAAAAATTTAAAGAATTGCTTTCTAAAAAACCAAGACAAAAAATAAAACCGCTTTTGATGGATCAAACCTTTTTGGCTGGCGTTGGTAATGTTTATGCGCAAGAAGCTTGTTGGGGGGCAAAAATTTTACCAACCAGAATAGTTAAAACTCTTAGCGAAAAAGAAATTTCTGATTTATATCATTATCTTTTAAAAATTTTAAAAGAATCAATTAAATACCGTGGCTCTTCAGTTGATGCCTATCTTGATGCCGAAGGTAAGGCCGGTGAGTATGTTGCTCATTTAAAAGTCTATGACCGCCAAGGCAAAAAATGCTTTCGTTGTGGTAATAGAATCAAGAGAATAACTTTAGCTGGCCGAGGTACCTATTTTTGTCCAGAATGTCAGAAATAA
- a CDS encoding MBL fold metallo-hydrolase, translating into MAVKKIKVGPLITNCYLIYSNNELAIIDPGDEVEKILEEIKKTKARPKYIILTHYHFDHVSAAKNLKEKTGAKILYHKKEENFLNFSADQYLTEKKEIKIGQESLKIIHTPGHTAGSICLLGKNEIFTGDTLFENGYGRTDLAGGSEEDLKDSLNKLSQILKPEMIVYPGHGEEFQYNDKRKKSKI; encoded by the coding sequence ATGGCAGTTAAAAAGATTAAAGTTGGACCACTTATAACAAATTGTTACTTAATATATTCCAATAACGAATTAGCAATCATTGATCCTGGCGACGAAGTAGAAAAAATTTTAGAAGAAATAAAAAAAACGAAAGCTAGGCCAAAATATATCATTTTGACTCATTATCATTTTGACCACGTTTCAGCAGCTAAAAACTTGAAAGAGAAGACTGGAGCAAAAATCTTATACCACAAAAAAGAAGAAAATTTTCTTAATTTTTCAGCCGATCAATATTTGACTGAGAAAAAAGAAATAAAAATTGGTCAAGAATCATTAAAAATTATTCATACCCCTGGCCATACTGCCGGCAGTATTTGTTTATTAGGTAAGAATGAAATTTTTACCGGCGATACACTTTTTGAAAATGGTTATGGTCGAACTGATTTAGCTGGCGGCTCTGAAGAGGATTTAAAGGATTCTTTAAATAAACTTTCTCAAATTTTAAAGCCAGAAATGATAGTTTATCCTGGTCACGGCGAAGAGTTTCAATATAATGACAAAAGAAAAAAATCAAAAATATAA
- a CDS encoding replication-associated recombination protein A, whose amino-acid sequence MSLFQEKNYQPPLAERMRPKNFNEFVGQEHLIGSGKLLRKAIENDQLFSMIFWGPPGSGKTTLAKIIAERTNSRFIYFSAVETSTTEIKKIVQEARQSLKAYGQRTILFLDEIHRFNKAQQAIFLPYVEDGSIILIASTTENPSFEVISPLLSRCRVFVLKSLGQEEIKKILKRALADKEKGLGQEKIEIKEEVLNFLAENAFGDGRVALNTLELAAKIASKNKKGVKIIDRKTVQEAFQKKTLLYDKKGEEHYNLISAFIKSLRGSDVDASLYWLARMLEAGEDPEFIARRMIIFASEDIGNTNPNALVVATSTAQALEFVGLPEAELNLAQAVIYLAKSPKSNAVLRALSLAKEEVSKTGPLPVPLHLRNPETKLMKNLGYGKNYQYPHHFPQSKVIQEYLPRQLKRKKFYQP is encoded by the coding sequence ATGTCTTTATTTCAAGAAAAAAATTATCAACCACCTTTAGCTGAGAGAATGAGACCAAAAAATTTTAATGAATTTGTTGGCCAAGAACATCTCATTGGTTCCGGAAAACTTTTAAGAAAAGCCATTGAAAATGATCAACTTTTTTCTATGATTTTTTGGGGACCGCCCGGTTCAGGCAAGACTACTTTAGCCAAAATCATTGCCGAGAGAACCAATTCTCGGTTTATTTATTTTTCTGCCGTTGAAACCTCGACTACTGAAATCAAAAAAATTGTCCAAGAGGCAAGGCAAAGTCTGAAGGCTTATGGCCAACGAACCATTTTATTTTTAGACGAAATTCACCGTTTTAATAAAGCCCAGCAAGCTATTTTTTTGCCTTATGTTGAAGACGGTTCAATTATTTTAATTGCCTCAACAACCGAGAATCCATCTTTTGAGGTAATTTCTCCCTTACTTTCGCGGTGTCGAGTTTTTGTTTTGAAAAGTTTAGGCCAAGAAGAAATTAAAAAAATTTTAAAAAGAGCTTTGGCCGATAAAGAGAAAGGTTTAGGCCAGGAAAAAATAGAAATTAAAGAAGAGGTTTTAAATTTTTTAGCTGAAAATGCTTTTGGTGATGGGCGGGTTGCTTTAAATACCTTAGAACTAGCAGCAAAAATAGCTTCGAAAAATAAAAAAGGCGTGAAAATCATTGATCGAAAAACTGTTCAAGAAGCTTTTCAGAAAAAGACTTTACTTTACGATAAAAAAGGCGAAGAACATTATAATCTTATTTCTGCTTTTATCAAATCTTTGCGCGGTTCTGATGTGGACGCTTCTTTATATTGGCTGGCGAGAATGTTAGAAGCCGGCGAAGACCCAGAATTTATTGCTCGACGGATGATTATTTTTGCCTCCGAAGATATTGGTAACACTAATCCTAATGCTTTAGTTGTTGCCACCAGCACCGCCCAAGCCTTAGAGTTCGTTGGTTTGCCTGAAGCGGAATTAAATTTAGCTCAAGCCGTTATTTATTTAGCCAAATCACCGAAATCGAATGCGGTTTTACGCGCCCTTTCTTTAGCCAAAGAAGAGGTGAGTAAAACTGGTCCTTTACCCGTTCCTCTTCATTTACGAAATCCTGAGACAAAATTAATGAAAAATTTAGGTTATGGAAAAAATTATCAATATCCTCATCATTTTCCCCAATCAAAAGTGATACAAGAATATTTGCCCCGACAACTTAAAAGAAAAAAATTTTATCAACCTTAA
- a CDS encoding MTH938/NDUFAF3 family protein, protein MINSYHFGNIVIDGKDYHQDVWIDCDNQVHSWWRSSSHLIEKNDLEKAISQKPEIVVIGTGESGVAEVSPDALEFLKKEKIKFFIEPTGQAIKIYNQYKSKNKKVVGLFHLTC, encoded by the coding sequence ATGATTAATTCTTATCATTTTGGCAACATTGTCATCGATGGCAAAGATTATCACCAAGATGTTTGGATTGATTGCGATAATCAAGTCCACTCTTGGTGGCGCAGTTCTTCTCATCTCATTGAGAAGAATGATTTAGAGAAAGCCATTTCTCAAAAACCAGAAATTGTTGTCATTGGGACCGGTGAATCAGGAGTAGCTGAAGTTTCTCCTGATGCTTTAGAATTTTTAAAGAAAGAAAAAATTAAATTTTTTATTGAACCAACTGGTCAAGCGATAAAAATTTATAATCAATATAAATCAAAAAATAAAAAGGTTGTTGGTTTATTTCACTTAACTTGTTAG
- a CDS encoding NUDIX domain-containing protein: MKKIRSAGAVVFRQEKGEILFLLICYGTKEKFWWDFPRGQIETGEDEKETVRREIFEETGIKNLEFIPGFREKYQYYFRGYRPEEKKQLVFKENTIYLTRTKTKKIKLSFEHHDFAWLSYENALEKLTFKNSKEILQKAYRYLRQQRKLDKKEKNVKIKKDYD, translated from the coding sequence ATGAAAAAAATTAGATCAGCCGGAGCAGTTGTTTTCCGTCAAGAAAAGGGTGAAATTTTATTTCTCTTAATTTGTTATGGGACAAAAGAAAAATTTTGGTGGGATTTTCCACGGGGACAAATTGAAACAGGGGAAGACGAAAAAGAAACGGTGAGGAGAGAAATTTTTGAAGAAACAGGAATAAAAAACTTAGAATTTATTCCTGGCTTTCGAGAAAAATATCAATACTATTTCCGTGGTTATCGACCCGAAGAAAAGAAACAGCTGGTTTTCAAAGAAAATACCATTTATTTAACTCGAACAAAAACAAAAAAAATAAAACTTTCTTTTGAACACCATGACTTTGCTTGGTTATCTTATGAAAATGCTTTAGAAAAATTAACTTTTAAAAACTCAAAGGAGATATTGCAAAAGGCTTATCGATATTTAAGACAACAGAGAAAACTTGATAAAAAAGAGAAAAATGTTAAAATAAAAAAAGACTATGACTGA
- a CDS encoding 3-oxoacyl-ACP reductase FabG: MFDLKNKVAIVTGARRGIGRGIALMMAKAGAKVVVSDLDENDCQKVVEEIKEIGSDGLAVKCDVTNKKEIEEMVRKTVKKFGKIDILVNNAGIAPFKPFLAITEEDWDKVLAVNLKGYYLCAQAVAKEMIKNGWGRIINIASVAMGQVGFGFPNLTHYCASKGGIVAFTEALALELTPKGINVNAISPGAIDTEMAKPVTEDEKVRQAILSQIPKGRIGQPEDIAAAAVFLASEEADYITGATLVVDGGWLAG, from the coding sequence ATGTTTGATCTAAAAAACAAAGTGGCTATTGTCACTGGCGCTCGACGAGGCATTGGTCGAGGTATTGCTTTAATGATGGCTAAAGCCGGGGCTAAAGTGGTTGTTTCTGATCTTGATGAAAATGATTGTCAAAAAGTCGTTGAAGAAATTAAAGAAATTGGTTCTGATGGTTTAGCGGTGAAATGTGATGTGACCAATAAAAAAGAAATTGAAGAAATGGTAAGAAAAACTGTCAAAAAATTTGGCAAAATTGATATTTTAGTCAATAATGCCGGTATTGCTCCTTTTAAACCATTTTTGGCAATCACCGAAGAAGATTGGGATAAGGTTTTGGCTGTTAATTTGAAGGGTTATTATCTTTGTGCTCAAGCAGTAGCCAAAGAAATGATTAAAAATGGTTGGGGAAGAATTATTAACATTGCTTCAGTGGCCATGGGTCAAGTTGGTTTTGGTTTTCCAAATTTAACTCATTATTGTGCCTCAAAGGGCGGTATTGTTGCTTTTACTGAAGCTTTAGCTTTAGAATTGACGCCAAAAGGTATCAATGTCAATGCTATTTCGCCGGGGGCTATTGATACGGAAATGGCTAAACCCGTGACTGAAGATGAAAAAGTTCGTCAGGCAATTCTCTCTCAAATTCCTAAAGGAAGAATTGGTCAACCTGAAGATATTGCTGCGGCCGCTGTTTTTTTAGCCTCCGAAGAAGCGGACTACATTACCGGTGCTACTCTGGTCGTTGACGGTGGTTGGTTGGCTGGATAA
- a CDS encoding presenilin family intramembrane aspartyl protease has product MDKAKLNLIFGQMGSFLLIQIAGLFTGLKFFSLPEFKERIFTPSLSLADFFIAFISAVLFIFLVLKIFKKRKFPFKLIFYFLVFTTGSLVFLIWFPNSFLPFLIIIFLFLLLHFFPNVICQNILIAICVVGAGVFLGGSLFPFQMILILLILAVYDLIMVFGSGQMIEMFKKMLASRLILALTIPERLKDFTTKISEVEIGKGFVFLGTGDLALPLAFAISALRQGLISSVFIILGSFLGLLILTFFFLKERQPLPALPPIIAGGILGYFISLL; this is encoded by the coding sequence ATGGACAAAGCAAAACTTAATTTAATTTTTGGACAAATGGGAAGTTTTTTGCTTATCCAGATAGCTGGACTTTTTACTGGTCTGAAATTTTTTTCTTTGCCGGAATTTAAAGAGAGAATTTTTACGCCCTCGCTATCACTTGCTGATTTTTTTATTGCTTTTATCAGTGCTGTTTTATTTATCTTCCTTGTTTTAAAAATTTTTAAAAAGAGAAAATTTCCTTTTAAACTTATTTTCTATTTTTTAGTTTTTACGACCGGTTCTTTAGTTTTCTTAATTTGGTTTCCGAACAGTTTTCTTCCTTTCCTTATAATTATCTTTCTTTTTCTTCTTTTACATTTTTTTCCTAATGTTATTTGTCAAAATATCTTAATTGCCATTTGCGTCGTAGGGGCTGGTGTTTTCCTCGGTGGTTCACTTTTTCCTTTTCAAATGATTTTGATTTTATTAATTTTAGCCGTTTATGATCTAATAATGGTTTTTGGTAGCGGTCAGATGATTGAGATGTTTAAAAAAATGTTAGCCAGCAGATTAATTCTTGCTCTAACCATTCCGGAAAGATTAAAAGACTTTACCACGAAAATTTCTGAAGTCGAAATTGGTAAAGGTTTTGTTTTTTTAGGAACTGGCGATTTGGCCCTACCTCTGGCTTTTGCTATTTCGGCATTGCGTCAAGGTTTAATCTCTTCAGTTTTTATTATTCTCGGCTCTTTCCTCGGCCTTCTTATTCTGACCTTCTTCTTTCTCAAAGAGCGTCAACCTTTGCCTGCCTTGCCGCCAATTATAGCCGGCGGAATTTTAGGTTATTTCATTTCTCTTCTATAA